One window from the genome of Gadus macrocephalus chromosome 7, ASM3116895v1 encodes:
- the LOC132461134 gene encoding uncharacterized protein LOC132461134, whose translation MAGIANIAALYLLWESEERRKRKRRRLWVHDILRRRPQLGEFHHLLQELRLDDGRFQRYFRLSRAQFDDLLARVGARISRQDTNYRRSISAAERLSICLRFLATGDSFRTIATSFRVGASTVASIVSDGVTAIWDCLVEEFMAVPTTEDWRLIAQQFEEQWNFPLCCGAIDGKHVVLKAPANSGSQFFNYKGTFSIVLSAVVDADKCFRIIDVGGYGRTSDGGILANSVFGQALRAGDLKLPADRVLSAAAQRGPLPHVFVADEAFPLRTDLMRPFPGRILPRERRVFNYRLSRAWLVVENAFGILSSQWRIYRRVIELRPELAERCVKATCVLHNLLRRTAPTAAVRDCLPVGVVLPLPGLGRVAANNAGREAIRIRETFTSYFSAEGTVSWHDTIV comes from the exons atggctggcaTCGCCAACATCGCTGCGCTTTATTTGCTGTGGGAGTCCGAGGAGCGTCGCAAACGCAAACGCCGTCGTCTTTGGGTGCACGACATCCTCCGGAGACGGccacagctgggtgagtttcaccacttGCTCCAAGAACTCCGCCTGGATGACGGCCGGTTTCAGCGGTACTTTCGATTGAGTCGGGCCCAGTtcgatgacctgctagcccgggttggtgccaggatctcccgtcaggacaccaactacaggcgctccatatcagctgcggagcgcctgtctatctgtctccg ATTCCTGGCTACTGGCGATTCGTTCCGGACGATAGCCACCAGCTTCCGGGTCGGGGCCTCCACCGTGGCTTCCATCGTGTCCGATGGGGTGACGGCTATATGggactgcctggtggaggagttcaTGGCTGTGCCCACTACTGAGGACTGGAGGCTGATTGCGCAGCAGTTCGAGGAGCAGTGGAACTTCCCTCTCTGTTGCGGTGCCATCGATGGGAAGCATGTTGTTCTGAAGGCCCCTGCGAACTCCGGTTCGCAGTTCTTCAACTACAAGggaacattttccattgttcTCTCGGCAGTTGTCGACGCAGACAAGTGCTTCCGCATCATCGATGTGGGGGGCTATGGGAGAACCAGTGATGGAGGAATTCTGGCCAACTCGGTGTTTGGTCAGGCCCTCCGAGCTGGCGATCTCAAGCTCCCTGCTGACAGAGTACTGTCAGCGGCTGCGCAGAGAGGACCCCTGCCTCATGTGTTTGTAGCGGACGAGGCCTTTCCGCTACGGACCGACCTCATGAGGCCATTCCCCGGACGCATCCTCCCCCGAGAGCGGCGCGTGTTCAACTACCGACTGTCCCGGGCTTGGTTGGTGGTTGAGAACGCCTTCGgcatcctctcctcccagtGGCGGATCTACCGGAGGGTCATCGAGCTCCGTCCTGAGCTGGCGGAGAGATGCGTCAAGGCCACCTGTGTGCTCCACAACCTCCTCCGCAgaacagcaccaacagcagcagtgaGAGATTGCCTCCCTGTTGGTGTGGTGTTGCCTCTGCCAGGGCTGGGGAGAGTGGCTGCCAACAACGCTGGGAGAGAGGCCATCCGGATCCGCGAGACCTTCACCTCCTACTTCTCTGCAGAAGGGACCGTCTCGTGGCATGACACCATCGTATAG